The genome window GGTGGGCACCTTCGAAGAACCCTTCGGCCAAGAAATCCAAATCATCCCCTTTTCACCCAAAGATTCGACGAGTTTCGGAAATTGTTTTTGAAGCTCTTTGACTTCTTTGGTAAATAGATGCAAATAATCGAATGTACCTTTTAAGGTTTTTCCGATTTCGACCTCGCTCAAATGAGATTTCAAATCTTTTTGAACTTCATCCGGCAAATCCTTAAAGAAAACTTTCATGCCGGATTTTAAACCGAGCTTATCTCCCAATGTTTTACCGGAATAACCAGCCATACTATTCCCCCGTTTTCCTCTGAATTTCCGTACTCATAAAATTCAAATAAGAATCGATCGTCGCGGTATGACCGAAAATAAATTTGGAAAAGAATCGGAACACGGGAGAAAAAACTTTTCCGTTTTCAGTGATCTTCAATTTGGTTCCGCCCTCGGCCTCACTCAATTCGAATGTCCAAGAACCGCCGAAAGGTTTGTCTTCATCCATGATTTTGGATTCGATCAAACGGTCTTTTTGATCTTGGATAAAGGAAAACGTCATCACTTCTTTGTGAGAATCCGTTTCCTTCCAGGAGTTGGAAGAAATCTCTTCCACGTTTTTAATATTCGGTCTCCAAGCCGGATATCGCTTAAAATCGCGAATCATCGCGTAAATCGTCCCGGGTTGCGCCGGAAACACCCGCTCTAAAGAAGAAGTATGTTCCACGGGAAGCGAAGCTCCGA of Leptospira sanjuanensis contains these proteins:
- a CDS encoding LIC10604 family protein, whose translation is MIYTILMYAVGFLVLLVAGIYGIGASLPVEHTSSLERVFPAQPGTIYAMIRDFKRYPAWRPNIKNVEEISSNSWKETDSHKEVMTFSFIQDQKDRLIESKIMDEDKPFGGSWTFELSEAEGGTKLKITENGKVFSPVFRFFSKFIFGHTATIDSYLNFMSTEIQRKTGE
- a CDS encoding DUF3052 domain-containing protein translates to MAGYSGKTLGDKLGLKSGMKVFFKDLPDEVQKDLKSHLSEVEIGKTLKGTFDYLHLFTKEVKELQKQFPKLVESLGEKGMIWISWPKGSSKVPTDLNENIVREIGLKLGIVDVKVCAVSEIWSGLKFYRRKT